One segment of Pseudodesulfovibrio sp. 5S69 DNA contains the following:
- a CDS encoding pancreas/duodenum homeobox protein 1 — protein MSPYGHIFTEDTLQAIFPPERTEAFFEALFGDAEEGSYDIALAFAGSRGQDLDFELKLTQRPGKCLACNLTYGLPQVFSRHPVINVSGIAEAVAQAAGAPSADWKFGNTREISRELHIIPLTITLA, from the coding sequence ATGAGCCCATACGGCCATATCTTTACCGAGGACACCTTGCAGGCCATCTTCCCGCCCGAGCGCACCGAGGCGTTTTTCGAGGCCCTGTTCGGCGACGCCGAGGAAGGCAGCTACGACATCGCCCTGGCCTTTGCGGGGAGCCGGGGCCAGGACCTGGACTTCGAGCTCAAGCTCACCCAGCGCCCCGGCAAGTGCCTGGCCTGCAACCTGACCTACGGCCTGCCCCAGGTCTTCTCCCGGCATCCGGTCATCAACGTAAGCGGCATTGCCGAAGCCGTGGCCCAGGCCGCCGGAGCCCCGTCCGCCGACTGGAAGTTCGGCAACACCCGCGAAATCTCCCGCGAACTCCACATCATCCCGCTGACCATCACCCTGGCCTGA
- a CDS encoding DUF401 family protein, with protein sequence MDSLFVTLAPFLKVLFSFLLMLAGMRLRIGLGLSILLGGVAMGLLFGMGVLPIVKTGALALTQDKFLFLAAIVGLILILSDAMERSGQSKRLMEALSGFLTSPRLRLVFFPALIGLLPMPGGAVFSAPMIKTVSEDMRISNSDRAVLNYWFRHVWELIWPLYPGIILTLALADLQIIDLVSYTWPATPIMLLTGWFFFLRPGVLGAKDLTVPMPLTTRSKSAALREGLPLLIAIVGAIGLETSIAALAPSIPFEFGVVAALAAAVVCVMVQNTQLGLNFLRKVLSKRSLWSMISVICAIFIFKDILQGAGVVQEMARVAGGDAALFASAAFLPFLVGMVAGINVAFVGATFPLLLGVLSSLGMQDQTVPYIVLATFCGFTGVMISPIHICFILTCEYFQCDLGRTWRKVVAPCLVFLASGVALFFLYV encoded by the coding sequence ATGGATTCGCTGTTCGTCACTCTCGCTCCCTTTCTCAAGGTCCTCTTCTCCTTTCTGCTCATGCTCGCGGGCATGCGCCTGCGCATCGGCCTGGGGCTGTCCATCCTTCTGGGCGGCGTGGCCATGGGGCTGCTCTTCGGCATGGGCGTGCTGCCCATCGTCAAGACAGGCGCCCTGGCCCTGACCCAGGACAAGTTCCTGTTCCTGGCCGCCATCGTCGGCCTCATCCTGATCCTGAGCGACGCCATGGAGCGGTCCGGCCAGTCCAAGCGGCTCATGGAGGCCCTGTCCGGCTTCCTGACCAGCCCGAGGCTCCGGCTCGTCTTTTTCCCCGCCCTCATCGGGCTGCTGCCCATGCCCGGCGGCGCGGTCTTTTCCGCGCCCATGATCAAGACCGTGTCCGAGGACATGCGCATCAGCAACTCGGACCGGGCCGTGCTCAATTACTGGTTCCGCCACGTCTGGGAGTTGATCTGGCCGCTGTATCCCGGCATCATCCTGACCCTGGCTCTGGCCGACCTCCAGATCATCGACCTCGTCTCCTACACCTGGCCCGCCACTCCGATCATGCTTTTGACCGGCTGGTTCTTCTTCCTGCGGCCCGGCGTGCTCGGCGCCAAGGACCTGACCGTGCCCATGCCCCTGACCACCCGGAGCAAATCCGCGGCTCTCCGGGAAGGGCTGCCCCTGCTCATCGCCATCGTCGGGGCCATCGGGCTTGAGACCTCCATCGCCGCGCTTGCACCGTCCATCCCCTTCGAGTTCGGCGTGGTCGCGGCCCTGGCCGCCGCCGTGGTTTGCGTCATGGTCCAGAACACCCAGCTCGGCCTGAACTTTCTGCGTAAGGTGCTGTCCAAGCGCTCCCTGTGGTCCATGATCTCGGTCATCTGCGCCATCTTCATCTTCAAGGACATTCTCCAGGGAGCGGGCGTTGTTCAGGAAATGGCACGTGTGGCGGGCGGCGACGCGGCCTTGTTCGCCTCGGCCGCGTTCCTGCCGTTCCTGGTGGGCATGGTCGCGGGCATCAATGTGGCCTTTGTCGGCGCGACCTTCCCGCTGCTGCTCGGCGTGCTCTCCTCGCTGGGCATGCAGGACCAGACCGTGCCCTACATAGTCCTGGCCACCTTCTGCGGCTTCACCGGCGTGATGATCTCGCCCATCCACATCTGCTTCATCCTGACCTGCGAATACTTCCAGTGCGACCTGGGCCGGACCTGGCGTAAGGTGGTGGCCCCGTGCCTCGTCTTCCTGGCCTCGGGGGTGGCCCTCTTCTTCCTCTACGTTTAG
- a CDS encoding tetratricopeptide repeat protein, producing the protein MAEKKIDKSRRNFLFGAVRRIRKEDDQPVASTAGGIDVVKAANALYVDENWEGARLKYKECIEQDKNDADVRYRLGVCSYRLGMYRQAKLEFERTLRIDQTYQDAFLYLGLTLVRLGRPEKTPAVWSRYFNPSAVKVMRELNLQLGLIESHQPDPDEDIALAVEKAIAESGDAVG; encoded by the coding sequence ATGGCCGAAAAGAAGATCGACAAATCCCGCCGCAATTTCCTGTTCGGGGCCGTGCGCCGCATCAGGAAGGAGGACGACCAGCCCGTGGCCTCGACCGCCGGGGGCATCGACGTGGTCAAGGCGGCCAACGCACTGTACGTGGACGAAAACTGGGAAGGGGCGCGCCTCAAGTACAAGGAGTGCATCGAACAGGACAAGAACGACGCGGACGTGCGCTACCGGCTCGGGGTCTGCTCCTACCGGCTCGGCATGTACCGCCAGGCCAAGCTTGAGTTCGAACGGACCTTGCGCATCGACCAGACCTACCAGGACGCCTTTCTCTACCTCGGGCTGACCCTGGTCCGTCTGGGGCGGCCGGAGAAGACCCCGGCCGTGTGGTCCCGCTATTTCAACCCGTCCGCCGTGAAGGTCATGCGCGAACTCAACCTCCAACTGGGGCTCATCGAGAGCCACCAGCCCGACCCGGACGAGGACATCGCCCTGGCCGTGGAAAAGGCCATTGCCGAGTCCGGCGACGCCGTGGGTTGA
- a CDS encoding aldehyde ferredoxin oxidoreductase family protein, whose translation MDEFYGRTGMVLHIDLTTGTATPEHPDEAVYGRYLGGRGLAGYYLHPFADREYTDPELPLLIFTGPLTGTDSPTSGRGTILSRSPLTGAVCDGSIGGGLPTRLKKAGYDGLVITGRAETPCGIEIDDHDVRVVETSLWGTDSDAVLHGLERQLPEDTSLACIGPAAENGSLLGSVAVDHRHGGVRGGLGLVWAAKNLKYLTVRGSGEVRVHDPAALAEAREAIVRLTMASPVLMGGHGFSHWGTGALFDLINSRRMLPTDNFQKTFFEQGAAVNAAALAELYKPRDHGCLGCHIHCRKIARDGRSLPGFETMAHFTANVGNADPESAMEAADLCGKLGLDPISAASTLACLREITGQDYTDKTLLSTLRAMAEGGDLAKGALNLAQACGRPEAAMTVKGLELPAFDPRGGYGLALAYAVSTRGGCHQHAYPISHEVLRKPVATDRFTFSGKARIIKLAEDTIAACDSMNACRLIFLAAGLEEYAKALTAVTGQDWSVQSLLEVGERTTVNERRMNAGNGFDATDDDLPGRFFTEPGTSGGGVEIPPIDREKFLQARRNYYAVRGLDENGAPTTETLQRLGLDQ comes from the coding sequence ATGGACGAATTCTACGGCCGGACCGGCATGGTCCTCCATATAGACCTGACCACGGGCACGGCCACTCCCGAACACCCGGACGAGGCCGTCTACGGGCGGTATCTCGGCGGCCGGGGGCTGGCCGGGTACTACCTGCACCCCTTTGCCGACCGCGAATACACCGACCCGGAACTCCCCTTGCTCATCTTCACCGGCCCGCTGACCGGGACCGACTCGCCCACCTCCGGGCGCGGCACGATCCTGTCCCGCTCGCCCCTGACCGGGGCCGTGTGCGACGGCTCCATCGGCGGCGGCCTGCCCACCCGGCTGAAAAAGGCCGGATACGACGGCCTGGTCATCACCGGCCGCGCCGAGACGCCCTGCGGCATCGAGATCGACGACCACGACGTGCGCGTGGTCGAGACCTCCTTGTGGGGCACGGACTCGGACGCGGTCCTGCACGGGCTGGAACGGCAACTGCCCGAGGACACTTCGCTGGCCTGCATCGGCCCGGCGGCGGAGAACGGTTCGCTCCTCGGCTCGGTGGCCGTGGACCACCGCCACGGCGGCGTGCGCGGCGGACTCGGCCTGGTCTGGGCGGCCAAAAATCTCAAATATCTGACCGTGCGCGGCAGCGGCGAGGTCCGGGTCCACGACCCGGCGGCCCTCGCGGAAGCGCGCGAGGCCATCGTGCGCCTGACCATGGCCTCGCCCGTGCTCATGGGCGGCCACGGCTTCTCGCACTGGGGCACCGGGGCCCTGTTCGACCTGATCAACTCGCGGCGCATGCTGCCCACGGACAATTTCCAAAAGACCTTTTTCGAACAGGGGGCCGCAGTCAATGCCGCCGCCCTGGCCGAGCTGTACAAGCCCCGCGACCACGGCTGCCTCGGCTGCCACATCCACTGCCGCAAGATCGCCCGGGACGGACGCAGCCTGCCCGGCTTCGAAACCATGGCCCACTTCACCGCAAACGTGGGCAACGCGGACCCCGAATCGGCCATGGAAGCGGCGGACCTGTGCGGCAAGCTCGGACTGGACCCGATCTCGGCCGCGTCCACCCTGGCCTGCCTGCGCGAGATCACCGGCCAGGACTACACGGACAAGACGCTCCTCTCGACCCTGCGCGCCATGGCCGAGGGCGGCGACCTGGCCAAGGGCGCCCTCAACCTGGCCCAGGCGTGCGGCCGCCCGGAAGCGGCCATGACGGTCAAAGGGCTGGAGCTCCCCGCCTTCGACCCGCGTGGCGGCTACGGCCTGGCCCTGGCCTACGCCGTGTCCACCCGCGGCGGCTGCCATCAGCACGCCTACCCCATCAGCCACGAGGTCCTGCGCAAACCCGTGGCCACGGACCGCTTCACCTTCAGCGGCAAGGCGCGGATCATCAAGCTGGCCGAGGACACCATCGCGGCCTGCGACTCCATGAACGCCTGCCGCCTCATCTTCCTGGCCGCCGGGCTCGAAGAGTACGCCAAGGCACTCACGGCGGTCACCGGACAGGACTGGTCGGTCCAGTCCCTGCTCGAAGTCGGCGAACGGACCACCGTAAACGAGCGGCGCATGAACGCGGGAAACGGCTTCGACGCCACGGACGACGATCTGCCCGGGCGGTTTTTCACCGAGCCCGGGACTTCGGGCGGCGGCGTGGAAATCCCGCCCATAGACCGCGAGAAATTTCTCCAGGCCCGGCGCAACTACTACGCCGTGCGCGGGCTGGACGAGAACGGGGCCCCTACCACGGAAACGCTGCAACGGCTGGGGCTCGACCAATGA
- a CDS encoding class II aldolase/adducin family protein — protein sequence MKALCEKYAAKLAAQGLASGTGPDAPLVGGLDADLTWNREDPRTGELAGLFSRLSINSLVFIRPAEPYRTILDFLAARNPDGIRPEDTETRTFLHDIPVCADFTAEAMAAQLKRRKVIVIPGQGVAACGTVTPEQGFVSVSSLVFSSFVLFFSDYLNRARRVELDDEYADAFSHVVRLLPEPHTDLPGLAAGPFTDEEGVVAAMAEAGRKVVGYGLVDSFFGNISYKLDETVYISQTGSSLDELEGCIDPCPLDGSTTNGLTASSELSAHEDVYRRSNYDCILHGHPKFSVIMSMDCERDDCPNRGHCHIHCTECRTVDGVPIVPGEVGTGPTGLCHTLPPAMAANGAAIVHGHGLFTAGNNDFNAPFARLLEIENRCRDLYFDRLSRYA from the coding sequence ATGAAGGCCCTCTGCGAAAAATACGCGGCCAAGCTGGCCGCCCAGGGACTGGCCTCCGGCACCGGGCCGGACGCGCCGTTGGTCGGCGGCCTGGACGCGGACCTGACCTGGAATCGCGAGGACCCGCGCACCGGCGAACTGGCCGGGCTGTTTTCGCGCCTGTCCATCAACTCCCTGGTGTTCATCCGCCCGGCCGAGCCTTACCGGACCATCCTGGACTTCCTGGCCGCGCGCAACCCGGACGGCATCCGGCCCGAGGACACCGAGACCCGGACTTTTTTGCACGACATCCCGGTCTGCGCCGACTTCACCGCCGAAGCCATGGCCGCGCAGCTCAAGCGGCGCAAGGTCATCGTGATCCCCGGCCAGGGCGTGGCCGCCTGCGGCACAGTCACGCCGGAACAGGGGTTCGTGTCCGTCTCATCACTGGTCTTCTCCTCCTTCGTGCTCTTCTTCTCGGACTACCTGAACCGTGCCCGGCGCGTCGAGTTGGACGACGAGTACGCAGACGCGTTCTCCCATGTGGTCCGGCTCCTGCCCGAGCCGCACACGGACCTGCCCGGGCTCGCTGCCGGGCCCTTCACCGACGAGGAAGGCGTAGTCGCGGCCATGGCCGAAGCGGGCCGCAAGGTCGTGGGCTACGGCCTGGTTGATTCGTTCTTCGGCAATATTTCCTACAAGCTGGACGAGACCGTCTATATCTCGCAGACCGGCAGCTCCCTGGACGAACTCGAAGGGTGCATCGATCCGTGCCCCTTGGACGGCTCCACCACCAACGGGTTGACCGCGTCGAGCGAGCTGTCCGCCCACGAGGACGTCTACCGCCGATCAAACTATGACTGCATCCTGCACGGCCACCCGAAATTCTCGGTAATCATGTCCATGGACTGCGAGCGCGACGACTGCCCCAACCGGGGCCACTGCCACATCCACTGCACCGAATGCCGGACCGTGGACGGCGTGCCCATCGTGCCCGGCGAGGTCGGCACCGGCCCCACCGGGCTGTGCCACACCCTGCCGCCCGCCATGGCGGCAAACGGCGCGGCCATCGTCCACGGGCACGGCCTGTTCACCGCCGGAAACAACGACTTCAACGCCCCCTTTGCCCGGCTCCTGGAGATCGAGAACCGCTGCCGGGACCTCTATTTCGACAGGCTGTCGCGCTATGCCTGA
- a CDS encoding type II CAAX prenyl endopeptidase Rce1 family protein: protein MPDPSARTGRSSDRDFGPFRPGPVLAFVLIVFAATWGVEGALIADGLRFDDLVGQSAPALWLMGVMWIPGLAALLVPLLLERTSVRGLIPVLSLRMGSVGPYFLGIALIPVAYAVMYGITWSAGLSGFDPDLNSLSSLSGTPIGRNTALQVLLPLSIFLGPLINFVFGLGEELGWRGFLLPRLMPLGKPAAYLILGLLWGLWHAPLILAGLNYPSQPAPGILMMCLICLAFGAFLNEMTLHYRSSILAGFLHGAANAQGYGIWAWMFPGAHPLLGGAMGLTGVLTWTALTCLTITVLRRLRRAQ from the coding sequence ATGCCTGATCCGAGCGCCCGCACCGGCCGTTCGTCGGACCGCGACTTCGGCCCCTTCCGGCCCGGCCCGGTACTGGCCTTCGTGCTCATCGTCTTCGCGGCCACCTGGGGAGTGGAAGGCGCACTCATCGCGGACGGCCTGCGCTTCGACGACCTGGTGGGCCAGTCCGCGCCCGCCCTGTGGCTCATGGGCGTCATGTGGATTCCCGGCCTGGCCGCGCTCCTCGTGCCCCTGCTCCTGGAGCGGACCTCCGTGCGGGGCCTGATCCCGGTCCTCTCCCTGCGCATGGGGTCCGTCGGCCCCTACTTCCTCGGCATCGCCCTCATTCCCGTCGCCTATGCCGTCATGTACGGCATTACATGGAGTGCCGGACTCTCCGGCTTCGACCCCGACCTGAACTCCTTATCCTCATTATCCGGCACACCCATCGGCCGCAACACGGCCCTCCAGGTCTTGCTGCCCCTGTCCATCTTCCTCGGCCCGCTAATCAATTTCGTCTTCGGCCTGGGCGAGGAACTGGGCTGGCGCGGGTTCCTGCTGCCCCGGCTCATGCCGCTGGGCAAACCCGCCGCCTACCTCATTCTCGGCCTGCTCTGGGGCCTGTGGCACGCGCCCCTGATCCTCGCCGGGCTCAACTATCCCAGCCAGCCTGCCCCCGGCATCCTGATGATGTGCCTCATCTGCCTGGCCTTCGGCGCGTTCCTCAACGAGATGACCCTGCACTACCGGTCCTCCATCCTGGCCGGATTCCTCCACGGCGCTGCCAACGCCCAGGGCTACGGCATCTGGGCCTGGATGTTCCCCGGCGCCCACCCGCTCCTCGGCGGCGCCATGGGCCTGACCGGCGTCCTCACCTGGACCGCCCTCACCTGTCTCACCATCACCGTGCTCCGCAGACTGCGGCGCGCCCAATAA
- a CDS encoding rubredoxin yields the protein MDKWECPCGYVYDPAEGDPDSNIPIGTKFEDLPDDWVCPQCGAEKEYFEKL from the coding sequence ATGGACAAATGGGAATGCCCGTGCGGCTACGTGTACGACCCTGCGGAAGGCGACCCGGACAGCAATATCCCCATCGGAACCAAGTTCGAAGACCTGCCCGACGACTGGGTCTGCCCCCAGTGCGGCGCGGAAAAGGAATATTTCGAAAAACTGTAA
- the ruvB gene encoding Holliday junction branch migration DNA helicase RuvB gives MSKCTLPEENVRPRKLSDFIGQVDLRTNLDVFIRAARERERSLDHTLFYGNPGLGKTTLARIMASELGVNMVSTSGPVIERSGDLAAILTNLERGDILFIDEIHRMPPTVEEVLYPAMEDFQIDLVIGSGPGARTVKLDLEPFTLVGATTRLGLLTSPLRDRFGCIFRIEFYSPEELGRIVERSAAILGVEVEPEGALAIGRRARGTPRIANRLLRRVRDYALVHGTGVVSRELAESSLERLDVDQYGLDNMDRKILTLMVEHFNGGPVGLKTIAAACAEEVRTIEDIYEPYLIQCGFLKRTPRGRVATAKAYQHLKMRMEDDQASLL, from the coding sequence ATGAGCAAATGCACCCTTCCCGAGGAAAACGTCCGGCCCCGGAAACTGTCCGATTTCATCGGTCAGGTGGACCTGCGCACCAACCTCGACGTTTTTATCCGGGCCGCGCGTGAGCGCGAGCGCTCCCTGGACCATACCCTGTTCTACGGCAACCCAGGCCTGGGCAAGACCACCTTGGCCCGGATCATGGCCTCGGAGCTGGGCGTGAACATGGTCTCCACCTCGGGACCGGTCATCGAGCGGTCCGGCGACCTGGCGGCCATCCTGACCAATTTGGAACGCGGCGACATCCTGTTCATCGACGAGATTCATCGCATGCCGCCCACCGTGGAGGAAGTGCTCTATCCGGCCATGGAGGATTTTCAGATCGACCTGGTCATCGGTTCCGGCCCCGGCGCGCGTACGGTCAAGCTCGACCTCGAACCGTTTACCCTGGTCGGGGCGACCACCCGGCTCGGGCTGTTGACCTCGCCCCTGCGTGACCGCTTTGGCTGCATCTTCCGTATCGAATTCTACTCCCCCGAGGAGCTCGGGCGTATCGTGGAGCGCAGCGCCGCCATTCTGGGCGTGGAGGTGGAGCCCGAGGGAGCCCTGGCCATCGGCCGCAGGGCGCGCGGCACCCCGCGCATCGCCAACCGGCTGCTTCGGCGCGTGCGCGACTACGCCTTGGTCCACGGCACGGGGGTGGTCAGCCGCGAGCTGGCCGAATCCTCGCTCGAACGCCTGGACGTGGACCAGTACGGCCTGGACAACATGGACCGCAAGATCCTGACCCTCATGGTCGAGCACTTCAACGGCGGCCCGGTGGGGCTCAAGACCATTGCCGCGGCCTGCGCCGAGGAGGTCCGGACCATCGAGGACATCTACGAGCCATACCTCATTCAGTGCGGTTTCCTGAAGCGCACCCCGCGCGGGCGCGTGGCCACGGCCAAGGCGTACCAGCACCTCAAGATGCGCATGGAAGACGATCAGGCCTCTCTACTCTAG
- the ruvA gene encoding Holliday junction branch migration protein RuvA, which translates to MIAYLQGELLSADEKGLVLLTPGGVGYEVAAPTSVLAKLPGRGKEVRLYVHTQVAEKAIDLFGFLEADDLDLFRTLISIDKLGPKKAMAILSMFDAAHLREIAFREDVTTLSTVPGIGPKSAKQILWNLKDKVDKLTPVTGKAPSAPQGPQGEYLDALAGLKGLGYGEDEIRPMLLETFDDEPDLDAAGAIRAVLKKINAARS; encoded by the coding sequence ATGATCGCATACCTGCAGGGTGAACTGCTCTCGGCGGATGAGAAGGGACTTGTCCTGCTCACCCCTGGCGGCGTGGGCTACGAAGTGGCCGCGCCCACGTCGGTCCTGGCCAAGCTGCCGGGCAGGGGCAAGGAGGTGCGGCTGTACGTCCATACCCAGGTGGCCGAAAAGGCCATCGACCTGTTCGGCTTCCTGGAGGCCGACGACCTGGACCTCTTCCGTACGCTCATCTCCATCGACAAGCTCGGGCCCAAGAAGGCCATGGCCATCCTGTCCATGTTCGACGCGGCCCACCTGCGCGAGATCGCCTTCCGCGAGGACGTGACCACCCTATCCACCGTGCCCGGCATCGGGCCCAAGTCCGCCAAGCAGATCCTCTGGAATCTCAAGGACAAGGTCGACAAGCTGACCCCGGTGACCGGCAAGGCGCCGAGCGCGCCCCAGGGGCCGCAGGGCGAGTACCTGGACGCCCTTGCGGGGCTCAAGGGGTTGGGCTACGGTGAGGACGAAATCCGGCCCATGCTTCTCGAAACCTTCGACGATGAACCCGATCTCGACGCCGCCGGCGCTATCCGCGCGGTGCTCAAGAAGATCAACGCGGCACGCTCATGA
- the ruvC gene encoding crossover junction endodeoxyribonuclease RuvC: MAEGLIVLGLDPGTRVTGYGVVRELSGKAELVATGTIRTPVKKDMATRMGVIFSQLQELIRAHAPAEAAIENVFVSKNPSSALKLGQARGACMAACAVNNIPMGEYEPSKVKKNLVGVGNAPKSQVAYMVAHCLGIKKPDWPEDASDALAIAICHLNERRMRKLTCS, translated from the coding sequence ATGGCGGAAGGGCTGATCGTCCTGGGGCTCGACCCCGGCACGAGGGTCACCGGCTACGGCGTGGTCCGGGAACTCTCGGGCAAGGCCGAGCTGGTCGCCACCGGCACCATCCGCACCCCGGTCAAGAAGGACATGGCCACCCGCATGGGGGTCATCTTCAGCCAGCTCCAGGAGCTGATCCGGGCCCACGCGCCGGCGGAAGCCGCCATCGAAAACGTGTTCGTTTCCAAGAACCCCTCGTCGGCCCTCAAACTCGGGCAGGCGAGGGGTGCCTGCATGGCCGCCTGCGCCGTGAACAACATCCCCATGGGCGAGTACGAGCCTTCCAAGGTCAAGAAGAACCTGGTCGGCGTGGGCAACGCGCCCAAGTCCCAGGTGGCCTACATGGTGGCCCATTGCCTGGGCATCAAGAAGCCGGATTGGCCCGAGGACGCCTCGGACGCCCTGGCCATAGCCATCTGCCACTTGAACGAGCGGCGCATGCGCAAGCTGACCTGCTCCTGA
- a CDS encoding YebC/PmpR family DNA-binding transcriptional regulator: MAGHSKWANIQHRKGRQDAKKAKFFTKAAKDIILAAKAGGGNPDDNSTLRLAIQKAKAVNLPKDKIDNAIKKGTGELAGGDLAEVMYEGYGPGGVAMLVEVATDNKNRTVAEIRHAFTKHGGNMAENGAVSYMFNRKGVIVFNGEKYTEDELMEAGLEAGADDIVEDGDTFIVYTEPGDFMAVQQAFADAGMEYESAEFNQVPENLVPVDAAVGKKVMNLFDALEDNDDTQNVYMNADLPDDLFDEED, encoded by the coding sequence ATGGCCGGACATAGTAAATGGGCGAACATTCAGCACCGTAAGGGGCGTCAGGACGCCAAAAAGGCGAAATTTTTCACCAAGGCCGCCAAGGACATCATCCTGGCCGCCAAGGCGGGCGGCGGCAACCCCGACGACAACTCGACACTGCGCCTGGCCATCCAGAAGGCCAAGGCCGTGAACCTGCCCAAGGACAAGATCGACAACGCCATCAAGAAGGGCACCGGCGAACTGGCCGGCGGCGATCTGGCCGAAGTCATGTACGAAGGCTACGGCCCCGGCGGCGTGGCCATGCTCGTCGAGGTGGCCACGGATAACAAGAACCGCACCGTGGCCGAAATTCGCCATGCCTTCACCAAGCACGGCGGGAACATGGCCGAGAACGGCGCGGTCTCCTACATGTTCAACCGCAAGGGCGTGATCGTCTTCAACGGTGAAAAATACACCGAGGACGAGCTTATGGAAGCGGGGCTGGAGGCCGGGGCCGACGACATCGTCGAGGACGGCGACACCTTCATCGTCTACACCGAGCCCGGCGACTTCATGGCCGTGCAGCAGGCTTTTGCCGACGCGGGCATGGAGTACGAGTCCGCCGAGTTCAACCAGGTCCCCGAGAACCTGGTGCCGGTGGATGCCGCCGTGGGCAAGAAGGTCATGAACCTGTTCGATGCCCTGGAAGACAACGACGACACCCAGAACGTCTACATGAACGCCGACCTGCCGGACGACCTGTTCGACGAGGAAGACTAG
- a CDS encoding RlmE family RNA methyltransferase gives MKQYQDKYFKRAKKENYAARSVYKLKEMDKRFGIFKRGQTVLDLGAAPGSWTQFAGERVGPQGRVLGVDLQTTKHTFADNITFLQADVFSDSPELLEAIEPLAPFDVIISDMAPKTTGIKFADQANSLELCERAFEVACKYLKKGGNFAVKIFEGGEINDYRNEIRPYFGKIKNFKPYSSRSESKEIFIVALGFKGVDG, from the coding sequence ATGAAACAATACCAGGACAAATACTTCAAAAGGGCCAAAAAGGAAAACTACGCCGCCCGCTCGGTCTACAAGCTCAAGGAGATGGACAAGCGGTTCGGGATCTTCAAGCGCGGCCAGACCGTGCTCGATCTCGGCGCCGCCCCCGGTTCCTGGACCCAGTTCGCCGGAGAGCGGGTGGGGCCGCAGGGGCGGGTGCTCGGCGTGGACCTGCAGACCACCAAGCACACCTTTGCCGACAATATCACTTTTCTGCAGGCGGACGTGTTCTCTGACTCGCCCGAGCTGCTCGAGGCCATCGAACCGCTCGCGCCGTTCGACGTCATTATCAGCGACATGGCCCCCAAGACAACCGGAATCAAGTTCGCGGACCAGGCCAACTCGCTGGAGCTGTGCGAGCGGGCCTTCGAGGTGGCGTGCAAATACCTCAAGAAGGGCGGCAACTTCGCCGTGAAGATCTTCGAGGGCGGTGAGATCAACGACTACCGAAACGAGATCCGCCCGTATTTCGGGAAGATAAAGAATTTCAAACCGTACAGTTCCCGGTCCGAGAGCAAGGAGATCTTCATCGTTGCGCTTGGCTTTAAGGGCGTTGACGGGTAG